A window of Dysidea avara chromosome 1, odDysAvar1.4, whole genome shotgun sequence genomic DNA:
TGTTACTCTGTTACTCTGGCTGTTTTGTCACTTACTCATATCAGGAGTTCATAAGCCCAACTCCTGCTTATATTAAGAGCTTCAGAAAATCATGTCCCAAAAACATTACTTATCTGTTTTATGTAGGCTATTCAAATAGAACTGAGTATACATGTAACACTAGTAGACAATTTTACTCTCTGACTACCTGTATTTTGGCCTAAGTTTACCCctccagctcctggatccagcCCTGTAtaaagtactaccatactgtatgatattcttTCTGTGTGTACATTACGCTAGattagtatgtgtgtatgcgtgcatTTGCAGACTTCAGTATTGTTGTGTCTCCACTGAAACTGAATATCGAAAAAGTCTCGTTAAACCTTCGTCCTTCTGGAACTAACAATGGTACCAACATTGATGATGTGATCTGTGAGTATGTAGTCATCTTAGAAAtagctgtatgtatgtactgtatattgtatctattccaaaacagccaagctgtgaagaaaGGTTCGGCCTACAAAAAAGcaagggtgaaaaaagttgtgaaatcaaaggaggCGGCCAAGatatggttgcaatgatgttattgcCGATCATTgagaggctgcacccttttttcacagcttggctgttttggaataCGTACCACTTCTTTTTGTTCTTGCAagcccaaagccagcctatggccagctttgggggcATTTATTTTACATCTTCAACTGTATTACACATCTGGAATGGCAAAGAGTAAAGATATTTCAATTGTGTTTTATGTGTCCCTGTACAAGTcaacctgttgagagttcatgTGATAATTTACATGTAACAGTAAACAAATTTTAAACAACAAAAATAGGGTGACTTCTaatgtagcagaattctctatggggtgacttttatgtagctgaattctatatagaTTGTGCGCCTGTTACATGTGGTTGGTAGATTTTCTCGGCCATCATCTtgaaccacaaaaggtttgcagtacgatagttacttcatttttcagactgATTTTTAAGCTATTCtgtcaagcggtttaccctgcagGCATGATAACAAATTGCTTTAATTTGCATTTTTTGAAAAATTACACACTACTCTGTTTATGTGATCTGTACgaaaattggactgtaaatgtgctgtATTATGCTCTTACTAACTTGAATTACATCGACCTAAGCAAGAGCGAGGTATTGCGATTTTTTTAAAGTGTATGAAAATAAAAAGGAGAGAAGAAAATATAGCCAAGACAAAGtttgaaggcgcatatctcagtgatggctgctCAGATTtgactcaaatttggaatgggaggTGCCCTACCCAAGGTAGTTTCCATAGCAAAAAAGACTACGGATACATGAAAACAGTTTTCTTCAGTTGCTCCTGtgaaatacacacttgtctgttgctcGCCCACACTGGCTGAACACTTGGTAGCACAATACGccatcgtgtgtcttgatatgtactGTCATCCTTTCCCCCATCCCTTTAAACTCCAAAAATACACCACTCAAAATGCTCACCAAAGTTTTAACAAAATGCAATGGTCAGGGTTAAGTTTGGGACCAGGCAATGATTCTGCTTGTTATCAAAATCCGTAATTCATATTGTTCTATTGTTTCCAGTTTGTGTTGATTGTGATAAATCATACCATGGTGACTGTCTAGTACATGGTCCTCTAATACCATTGGATGAATACCGGGGGTGGGACCAAGACTCAAAATCCTTTACCAGTGTACCAGTACCACTACAAGTTACAGTGAAGAAGTCCTCCATCAAGAATGCTGGCAAGGGAGTGTTTGCCAAAGAGTTTATACCCAGAAGGACTAGGATTGGTCCCTACAAGGGAGAAGTGGTACAGAAAGAAGATGTGACTGATGAAACCGATACAAGATACTTCTTTGAGGTAATGTGTGTAATACGTGCACTGTATACCAAAATGGCCAAGCTGTGAAATCTGAGGTGACAACCAAAAATTGGCTGCCATGTTCTGGCTGTCACTTTTGATTTCAGAACAATTATCTCTGGCTTTTTCAAGGCCATAAACTTTTCACAGCTTGTATGGTGGTTGGTACAGGTATCAACTTGTAAACTTTGGGGCTTGTACTTTACCACCTTTTCCTAAAGGAACAGCAACATTAGTGAAGAAtgtttttcttttttatttGTGCTTTGACATACGTATTATATGGTAGTTGAAATCGATCAATTTGGTGAAGGCTCAGGAGGGGTgattgcattattagagtatctctgtTCCGTGATTGTTACACAATATAATTGTGTTTtttacattatatatatattttagttTGCATATAGACTACTGATATGCTTTTCTATGATGATTGACTGGTGTACTTATTGATTTTTAGATCAGTTATGTGCTGGTAGGTACGACGACACATCATTTCATGTTTGTTGCAttcattttgtttgttttaatgttataactccatggcaATTATTCTCAAATTACCTagaggcactcctacgatggttgctctaTTTACAAACTGATTACTGGTGTAGGTGTAAGATATATGGATTGGTGTTTACGTGGAGTTCCTACCATATTGTAGGGTAGGGTATGATAGTGCATGGTTATACTTTTGAAGGTTTGGTTATTTCTTTGTGTTAATAATCTGTCATACCTCTGTGAATGTTTATTGGATTCTCTGAAAAAAATCGGTACTGAAATTCACCTTTGAGCTCTCTTTCATTTATGCAAAAATTTAATGacaacattttaaaattatgtgAAGTGAGGTGTCTCGTATCTCAGGAAAAGCCAAGTCAGTTTATCCCTGTACTCAAACTTGGTACATGGACTGCTCAAACTGCAGGCAGCTCCACTGTAAAAATCAATTCTTTTGAATGAGGGAGCATAGAATTACTTTAGCTTCCTAAAGTTTTGCTACTGATTGTCCTGTTTATAACACAATGGTGTGATTTCTTGGATGCACTGCACACTGCCGTGTGTGTTGATCCTTTGCTCTGTAGGTTAAGAAAAATGGTGCTGAAGCGTACTACATTGATGCCAAGAATGAGGAACATGCTAGTTGGTTGAGATTTATCAATTGTGCTAGAAATGAAGAAGAACAGAATTTATTATCATTCCAATACCAGGGGAATATTTACTGCTACACCATTAAGGATATTCTACCAGGCACAGAACTATTAGTATGGTATGGTGAGCAATATGTCAAACTATTGGGACTACCAGTGGACTACATGTTTGGTAAGGATTGTAAGATACAGTGCATTAGCACAgtaccatactgtactgtagtactgtatattagggatcatggaggctagcaccttttcacaaaaagtattgaccagaaatcagcttcatggtgtcttggcagtattggttaggtagaaacaagcccaaaagtgtcttcaaaaatgcttcaaataggttgctacagaatttaataaaaattattcagtggaattttctgctgactgactgactgactgactgattccttcagacaagcgtggCTCGATAACGGTTCatgcttaattttttcactgttcgatgtagTTTCAGCCTGACAATTGCtttttggtatactgcagtgtatcatggacttacctttatcctccttAATGTCCCATTTCCTTTTGCTGACACcccaaggtgttaatttgcagtagcttgatggcttccctatatatTTGTAACTGGGGATCGTCTGtatttccgtggtgactggattgattgcagaggcacttcacACCTACTGTACTTTATCagtaacaggctgaacacagctgaaagtgAAGAGTAATGGCcgcttcactttcaagtcagtaattgatagctagtTGGGGGTgcaatcatctgtattttctgtggtgactggtcatctggattgattgcagaggccctTCACCTACTGTTCTTCGCTTATAGCactgtaatgggctgaacatagctgaaagtgaggtgtaatggccactttacttttGAGTTAGTattattgatagttgggacatgcATTCAGACGAAAACACTGATTAACTCATGTGCCAttctttattaattttatttatttatttattaatggatAAAACAATGTATAGGCCAGAGGCCTTTCACGGTATCCATATTACAGACCAATAATTGTCTGATCTAGATTTAAAAGACTTAATTGTGGGTGCTGAGATTACAAAACTaggtaagtcattccattgATCAATTATCCGATGACTGAAAAAGTTCTGTCTTACTGAAGTTCTGGCtctttgtttgttttttattatttattaaggctttacagcacaagtgctgaaggtctggtcctacagcctgtttaatgTTTGTAAAGTTTTAGATGTTGTCCTCTAGCTATTACTGTTGATGCGGTATGTGCGGGTTCACCAGTACTAATAATGttttaaacaaacaagtatatggaaaaattatgaaatttaagttcgattaaggatcatagaaaaaattaGGGAAATAATttaagggaggttgcctacacctgcagatgtattagtggaaatttaatccctaattcagttatgggtccactagtgtatctgtaggtgtaggcaacctgtttccctactttttatgtgatccctaatcgaacttaaaatttacAAGTTTTCCTTATACAGTACTAGttttgtagtttgaaatatTTGAGTTTTGATGGGTCTGTAATGCAGAACAAGAGTTAAATGTTTATATTTGTACTATAATGCCTTGTAGCTACAGGTACGTATAAGGCAGAGATGACAGCTGGCAGTGGTTATGcacctgtatgtgtgtgtgtgtgtgtgtgtgtgtgtgtgtgtgtgcgcgctcgcgcgtgtgtgtgtatgtgcgtgcttgtgtgtgtgtgtgtgtgtgtgtgtgtgcgctcgcgcgtgtgtgtgtatgtgcgtgcttgtgtgtgtgactgttcttttagaacATCTCAACAGTGCATTTGTTACACATGTTTGGTTGGTTGCCACATAACTTTGTCCAATTTCTGCCAAAAGATTTTGACACAATAGTTGTTTCATCTACAGACTtgacttatcatacagtacagtagtactgggTGTAGTTTGCCAGTTTTTGTAGGCCCGGTCACTTTTGGAGAAagtactatatattatacaAAATTGCATATCTGTTCTTCCTGTTAATGACACATGGATGTGGCATACTAGCTTCTTAGTCACATGGCGTACTACCCTGTGTCATCACTTACATGTATTTTATTTGTGTAGATGCCAACTACACGTGTGTTTATTGCCAAGCACAATTTGTGGAGAAATATAATTTTGGTCTTCACTTGAAGTACAGTCAAGCTTGTTGTGATGCTAATCCACAAGTGTTCAAGTGTGGAAAATGTGGAGAAGTGTTTACTACACTGATCGACCTTCAACGACATATCACAAGGTGTGCACAGAAGAAATGTCCCACATCAACGTTACCAAGCTCTCAAAGACGTAATCGTCTGAAACTACAGCTAAGGATGCATACTAGAAGAGAACCTTTCCAGTGTGCAAAGCCATACCAATGCCAATATTGTAGCAGAGCATTCACCAGATCTCATCATTTACAATATCACATAAGAACTCATAAAGGAAAGAAATCCCACCAATGTCAGTATTGTCACAAAGTCTTTTCATACAATTCTGTGCTAAAGAAACATTTGTGGATTCACGACAGAGAAAAGACCCACCAATGTCAGTACTGTAGTAAAGCTTTTGTAAAATCTAGTACTCTGAAGGTTCATTTAAAAACTCACTCTGAGCACAAAGCTTATAAGTGTGAACAGTGCAGTAAAGGATTCTTATCGTACAATGGTCTTAAATATCATGTCAGAACTCATACAGGAGATAAACCTTTCCGATGTCAATACTGCCAAAAAACATTTACAGGGAATGCTGCACATAGACGCCATGAACGAATGCACACTGGAGATAAGCCATATCAGTGTCAATACTGCAGTAAGGCTTTTAAAAGATCTGATCATCTACAATATCATGTAATATCTCATACCAGAGAAAATACCTACAAATGCCAACATTGCCAAAAGATCTTTGTACGAAAAGGTGGCCTTAAAATACATGTGcgaaaacatacaggagagaagccTTATAGTTGTAAACATTGTAGTAAGAGGTTTACATCATCTAATGCACTTCGATATCATTCAAAGACTCATACAGGAGAAAAGCCTTTTTCGTGTCAAAACTGTCAAGCATCTTTTATAACCAGAACTCAACTAAAATTACATTTGCGGGTTCACACTGGAGAGGCCCTCTGGTTTATCATTAAACCATAGCTACTGAAAGAGAAATGTAATGATATCTTTGTCAATGAAGCATTAGCTATCAGTTCTAAAGACACTgaacaacataataataatagtgagtGTTGTGCATGGCATGAAATTAGTACTAGCTTCAAGAGTTGTTGTGTATTGATTGCCTTTTCAATACATGTATGTGGAGTTTTTATTAATTGTTAAAAGGCGTGCACTACCAAAGTAAAACTAGTTTTAGAAAATAGTATgcataaaatcctttgatctttAGGAGATATTGAGGCCTTTAAAATCATGAAGAGACCTCTGGAGAAGTTCTCTAAAATAATTAGAGACCTCCCAGATAAGTATCTGCATATCTCCAGTTGAGGTAAACAACACACAGCACACCTCACTAATGATCACTGATGTGCTGAgtagcattgcaaatctcacagTTGATCACTGATATGCTACCGTTCGTTGTAAACAAGTTTTGTAAACTTGCACataaaatttcttacatgaaaatttttacaaaagATCAAAGTACTCAAATAGTGCAGCaattaaatcatgcaaaaatatttttacatgaaattttTTTACTTagaaataaagcgaattacggtataGCTGGTGATTCTGCTATGCCTCCCTTGGGAGGTATAGCAGATCAGTGAGGCTTTTACATGAAGTATGCATGACAGGCCCATGATCGATATCACtctaatactttaaatattgATGTATATTAGTATGTGGattaatttcattttttttctcGCCCTGCCACCCACACCAGACCATGCACATGAATCAAGTGTGACTAGTATTTTATAATTTTGTGTACAGCTATCATGATAAAAGCATGCACAGACAATTCACAATGTAATACTTGCTAACTGCAAAAGGTTTTTAAATTGTATTATGTAGTTATTAACTTGTTTATCTTGCATTACGAGCATTGCATCTATATACAACTTCCTGAGCTGCCAAGCCTGCCGTTAATTGGTTTTTCATGAGTGTTGCATGCTCTGTGAACAGTTAACTGGGGTTTAAAATGGATGAATGTTTTTGTAATGGACGGTGCTGCTCCAGGCCAAATCACACGGACACATACCTCTTGAAGCTGTGCATGCAGTGGTACAAGACACATTATTTTCATGTTGgcatatatttattaatttGAAAATAGCCAATGACATTGTTTCTAGTCCCTTTCCAATGCTACTAGACAACTTTGTAGGCTTTGACATGGAGTTCATCTCTAACAGACTTGCAATTTCAAGACAAAGTTAGTGTGAAATTTTGTTAGACAAGAAGATAGCATAGACGTCTTGTGCTGGACTGGTCTAGGTGTgtgtaattttaaaattaattgtcTCTTagtgattttaaagacctcactatcttccaaagatcaaaggattctatcaatattatgtactcttgattctATGCATACATACCATTTCTAAATGACACGATTGGATAAAATAGAGCTGGTCATGATATTATAATCATTGCTTGTTGTGAAAATTACTGCTAATAATTATGATGCTATCTAACAAGCTCATTGCTACAGCtagcacataattatataatttttacATACCAGACCAGTTCGATGGCTCATGTAAGGAATCAGTCAACATCTTGGCATAACACACCAGTTTTTCTAGCGTATAACAATTTCATGAACAGTTCTTTTCATCTTGGTGAAATGTCTTCTGTGATGATATGTATAAggtattttacaatgaaatagAACAAAGTATGGTAAACAGTATTATTATGTATTGTGATAATTTTGCTAATCTAATAAAAAATTAATGCTTAATTAGTTAATATTATGAAAAAAATTGCAAGAAAATTCCTTTCACAAAAGCAAGCTATATAACTACTGGCAAAGTACTCAAATGTGGGCTTCCAACTAAGATAAATCAAGCATCACAGGTCGCAGCTGACAATCCTTTGACCACTATCAAGATACTCCAGTCACGTAGAATTTCATTTAGCGTATACATCAATCAtgcaaatcaagacacacggtagtgtgtcgtgcggcccaagaggccggcgcgcaacacccgtgagtatattgacaggaagaaagaaagcgAAATTTTCGCACCGCCGTAGCTCTGTGaggccttgatgaaacaagacgatttttgctatggacattccctccaccttcagcactccacattccaaatttgagcgaaatcgcttcaagcgttcccgagatatgcgacttcaaaaattggcttagtttcttcgtgttttgtttttttcttatttttcttcctcttttcgcacacttacaaaaactgctataaagcgcgaacgcaatatc
This region includes:
- the LOC136255325 gene encoding zinc finger protein 486-like, whose product is MKKGERKRDCSYKIKDFSIVVSPLKLNIEKVSLNLRPSGTNNGTNIDDVIFCVDCDKSYHGDCLVHGPLIPLDEYRGWDQDSKSFTSVPVPLQVTVKKSSIKNAGKGVFAKEFIPRRTRIGPYKGEVVQKEDVTDETDTRYFFERHSYDGCSIYKLITGVKKNGAEAYYIDAKNEEHASWLRFINCARNEEEQNLLSFQYQGNIYCYTIKDILPGTELLVWYGEQYVKLLGLPVDYMFDANYTCVYCQAQFVEKYNFGLHLKYSQACCDANPQVFKCGKCGEVFTTLIDLQRHITRCAQKKCPTSTLPSSQRRNRLKLQLRMHTRREPFQCAKPYQCQYCSRAFTRSHHLQYHIRTHKGKKSHQCQYCHKVFSYNSVLKKHLWIHDREKTHQCQYCSKAFVKSSTLKVHLKTHSEHKAYKCEQCSKGFLSYNGLKYHVRTHTGDKPFRCQYCQKTFTGNAAHRRHERMHTGDKPYQCQYCSKAFKRSDHLQYHVISHTRENTYKCQHCQKIFVRKGGLKIHVRKHTGEKPYSCKHCSKRFTSSNALRYHSKTHTGEKPFSCQNCQASFITRTQLKLHLRVHTGEALWFIIKP